A stretch of the Thermus thermophilus genome encodes the following:
- a CDS encoding TRAP transporter large permease: MDLYAVMPPLMFAALVVFLLSGYPVAFSLGAVGIVFGFLGIALDLFPPALLKAMPDRIFGIMSNQLLLAIPFFTFMGILLEKSGLAEDLLDTMGKLFGPLRGGLALSVVFVGAILAATTGVVAASVMAMGLISLPVMLKYGYNPRFASGVILGSATLAQIIPPSVVLIVLADQLGVSVGDMYVAALVPSALTVGLYFLYVIYLALFRPQWVPALPPEARPEAGKEPEAAFALLSYLLVAVGSWKLGGFLHLPGWLEGLEVLLGLALWTLLLLPRIRRNPLLRRALRSMVPPLVLIFLVLGTVLIGLATPTEAGAMGVVGALLLATLNRRLSFPVLYQAMEGTAKLTAFVIFILIGSTLFSLVFRGVDGDLWVEGFLTGLPGGEVGFIVFVMVLVFLLGFFIDFFEIAFIVLPLLAIGADALNIDKVWFGLLVGVNLQTSFLTPPFGFALFYLRNVAPKEVKTLDIYLGGLPFIGLQLLVLVLTYLLREPIMEFVRNFRF; encoded by the coding sequence GTGGACCTCTACGCCGTCATGCCCCCCCTGATGTTCGCCGCCCTGGTGGTCTTCCTGCTTTCCGGCTACCCCGTGGCCTTCTCCCTTGGGGCAGTGGGGATCGTCTTCGGCTTCCTGGGCATCGCCCTGGACCTCTTCCCCCCAGCCCTCCTCAAGGCCATGCCGGACCGCATCTTCGGCATCATGTCCAACCAGCTCCTCCTGGCCATCCCCTTCTTCACCTTCATGGGCATCCTCCTGGAGAAAAGCGGCCTGGCCGAGGACCTCCTGGACACTATGGGGAAGCTCTTCGGGCCCCTCAGGGGCGGGCTTGCCCTGAGCGTGGTCTTCGTGGGGGCCATCCTCGCCGCCACCACGGGGGTTGTGGCCGCGAGCGTCATGGCCATGGGCCTCATCTCCCTGCCGGTGATGCTTAAGTACGGCTACAACCCCCGCTTCGCCAGCGGGGTGATCCTGGGCTCGGCCACCCTGGCCCAGATCATCCCCCCGAGCGTGGTTCTCATCGTGCTGGCCGACCAGCTCGGGGTGAGCGTGGGGGACATGTACGTGGCCGCCCTCGTTCCCTCGGCCCTCACCGTGGGCCTCTACTTCCTCTACGTGATCTACCTCGCCCTCTTCCGCCCCCAGTGGGTCCCCGCCCTGCCCCCTGAAGCGCGGCCCGAGGCGGGGAAGGAGCCCGAGGCCGCCTTCGCCCTCCTCTCCTACCTCCTCGTGGCCGTGGGGTCGTGGAAGCTCGGAGGGTTCCTCCACCTCCCCGGGTGGCTCGAGGGCCTCGAGGTCCTCTTGGGCCTCGCCCTCTGGACCCTGCTCCTCCTCCCCCGCATCCGGCGAAACCCCCTCCTCCGCCGGGCCCTCCGCTCCATGGTCCCGCCCCTCGTCCTCATCTTCCTGGTCCTGGGCACGGTTCTCATCGGCCTCGCCACCCCCACGGAGGCCGGGGCCATGGGGGTGGTGGGGGCCCTCCTCCTCGCCACCTTGAACCGCCGGCTTTCCTTCCCCGTCCTCTACCAGGCCATGGAGGGCACGGCCAAGCTCACCGCCTTCGTCATCTTCATCCTCATCGGCTCCACCCTCTTCAGCCTGGTCTTCCGGGGCGTGGACGGGGACCTCTGGGTGGAGGGCTTCCTCACGGGACTTCCCGGGGGCGAAGTGGGGTTTATCGTCTTCGTCATGGTCCTCGTTTTCCTCCTAGGGTTCTTCATTGACTTCTTTGAGATCGCCTTCATCGTCCTTCCCCTCCTCGCCATTGGCGCGGACGCCTTGAACATTGACAAGGTCTGGTTCGGCCTCCTCGTGGGCGTGAACCTCCAGACCTCCTTCCTCACCCCGCCCTTCGGCTTCGCCCTCTTCTACCTGCGCAACGTGGCCCCCAAGGAGGTGAAGACGCTGGACATCTACCTGGGCGGCCTTCCCTTCATCGGCCTCCAGCTCCTCGTCCTCGTCCTCACCTACCTCCTCCGGGAGCCGATCATGGAGTTCGTGCGGAACTTCCGCTTCTAA
- a CDS encoding TRAP transporter small permease subunit, with product MRALLALSRAIDALSEGVGRIIVWLVLVVSLLSAGNALMRYAFRYSSNAYLEAQWYLFSLIFLLGGAYALKHNAHVRIDLVYGRLSKRTQAWIDLVGTLLFLIPMSLGVIYLSWDWVGNAVAIREMSPDVGGLPRWPIKIALPVGFALLALQGLSELIKRVAFLTGHLPDWTPGEEEEVV from the coding sequence ATGCGCGCCCTGCTCGCCCTCTCTAGAGCCATTGACGCCCTAAGCGAAGGCGTAGGTCGGATCATCGTCTGGCTCGTCCTCGTGGTCTCCCTCCTCTCGGCCGGAAACGCCCTGATGCGCTACGCCTTCCGCTACAGCTCCAACGCCTACCTCGAGGCCCAGTGGTACCTCTTCAGCCTCATCTTCCTCCTGGGCGGCGCCTACGCCCTCAAGCACAACGCCCACGTGCGCATTGACCTCGTTTACGGACGCCTTTCCAAGAGGACCCAGGCCTGGATTGACCTGGTGGGCACCCTCCTCTTCCTCATCCCCATGAGCCTCGGGGTCATCTACCTCTCCTGGGACTGGGTGGGGAACGCCGTGGCCATCCGCGAGATGTCCCCCGACGTGGGAGGGTTGCCCCGCTGGCCCATCAAGATCGCCCTGCCCGTGGGGTTTGCGCTTCTCGCCCTCCAGGGCCTCTCCGAGCTCATCAAGCGGGTGGCCTTTCTGACGGGGCACCTGCCCGACTGGACGCCCGGAGAAGAGGAGGAGGTGGTCTAA
- a CDS encoding MFS transporter codes for MRHGPSWFLRLSAYWFATSFKWFLVLLVLLPAKVAEVSPPEEKASRLGFLFGLGAVMAILGPPVMGYLSDRLGRRRPFLLWGSLLTAFALLLLVHAPSYTALLFAYLLLQVADDLATGPYSALIPDLVPKGERGAASGYMGGLQVLGQVLAGAVGFLLPLAPQAYLAALLNLLGAALSLSLVPDRLPKANPRPFLKAMAAPWRDRDFLLVYLTRFLVMLGFYLAQTYLQYYLADVVRSFQALGRTLTEAPFQAVALLGLLISLGAALASVPAGRASDRLGRKPLIYLSGAGLGLLMPFLLLFPRYDLLLALALVFGLFYGVYLAADWALVADVLRDPEAHATDMGLWQTAIVVPQVLAGAFGRPLDLLNAQAPGFGYQALYLLAALFFLLGAFGVAGVRRSR; via the coding sequence ATGCGCCACGGGCCCTCGTGGTTCCTGCGCCTTTCCGCCTACTGGTTCGCCACCAGCTTCAAGTGGTTCCTGGTCCTCCTCGTCCTCCTCCCGGCCAAGGTGGCGGAGGTCTCCCCTCCGGAGGAGAAGGCCTCGAGGCTCGGCTTCCTCTTCGGCCTGGGGGCGGTGATGGCCATCCTGGGGCCGCCCGTGATGGGCTACCTCTCGGACCGCCTGGGCCGGAGGAGGCCCTTTCTCCTTTGGGGGAGCCTCCTCACCGCCTTCGCCCTCCTCCTCCTGGTCCACGCGCCGAGCTACACGGCGCTCCTTTTCGCCTACCTCCTCCTTCAGGTGGCGGACGACCTGGCCACGGGGCCCTATAGCGCCTTGATCCCCGACCTGGTGCCCAAGGGGGAGCGGGGGGCCGCCTCGGGGTACATGGGGGGGCTGCAGGTCCTTGGGCAGGTCCTGGCGGGCGCGGTGGGCTTCCTCCTTCCCCTCGCCCCCCAGGCCTACCTGGCCGCCCTCCTCAACCTCCTAGGGGCGGCCTTAAGCCTCTCCCTCGTCCCCGACCGCCTCCCCAAGGCCAACCCGAGGCCCTTCCTCAAGGCCATGGCCGCCCCGTGGCGGGACCGGGACTTCCTCCTCGTCTACCTCACCCGCTTCCTGGTGATGCTGGGCTTCTATCTGGCCCAGACCTACCTGCAGTACTACCTGGCCGACGTGGTGCGAAGCTTCCAGGCCCTGGGGCGGACCCTCACGGAAGCGCCCTTCCAGGCGGTGGCCCTCCTGGGCCTCCTCATCTCCTTGGGGGCCGCCCTCGCCAGCGTCCCCGCGGGGCGGGCCTCGGACCGCCTGGGCCGGAAGCCCCTCATCTACCTCTCGGGGGCGGGGCTTGGCCTCCTCATGCCCTTCCTCCTCCTCTTCCCCCGCTACGACCTCCTCCTCGCCCTGGCCCTCGTCTTCGGCCTCTTCTACGGGGTCTACCTGGCGGCGGACTGGGCTTTGGTGGCGGACGTCCTCAGGGACCCCGAGGCCCACGCCACGGACATGGGCCTGTGGCAGACCGCCATCGTGGTGCCCCAGGTCCTGGCGGGGGCCTTTGGCCGGCCTCTGGACCTTCTGAACGCCCAGGCCCCCGGCTTCGGCTACCAAGCGCTCTACCTCCTCGCCGCCCTCTTCTTCCTGCTCGGGGCCTTCGGGGTGGCGGGGGTGCGGCGGAGCCGTTGA
- a CDS encoding universal stress protein, with amino-acid sequence MRLLAAVDFGLTHESVVATARSLAPALGLEAHLVHVIPDPYFQGLAHRFPDLAPLLREALDRVEARVREALGATGLKARVLRGLPAFAVGGEAARAKLVVLGQTGDDPLERLARGGLARYLLHRGEAPVLLVPPERPLTEVRRIGVGLDESDASLAAFRLALSWKEALGAEILGLHLVSGEGGCCYPTYLDPKGLSLAEVLEKAEAFLRARYTPLDRLLVTKGEDEADLVELARREKLDLLVLGSKAKRTWRRRLGGTVEAALQRTDLPLLVVPEATVW; translated from the coding sequence ATGAGGCTTCTCGCCGCCGTGGACTTCGGGCTGACCCACGAGAGCGTGGTGGCCACGGCCCGGTCCTTGGCCCCCGCCTTGGGCCTCGAGGCCCACCTGGTCCACGTGATCCCCGACCCCTACTTCCAGGGCCTAGCCCACCGCTTCCCCGACCTCGCCCCCCTCCTCCGGGAAGCCCTGGACCGGGTGGAGGCCCGGGTGCGGGAGGCCCTGGGGGCCACGGGGCTTAAGGCCCGGGTCTTAAGGGGGCTTCCCGCCTTCGCCGTGGGCGGGGAGGCCGCCCGGGCCAAGCTCGTGGTCCTGGGCCAGACGGGGGACGACCCCCTGGAGCGCCTGGCCCGGGGAGGGCTTGCCCGTTACCTCCTCCACCGGGGGGAGGCCCCCGTCCTCCTCGTCCCCCCGGAAAGGCCCCTCACGGAGGTGAGGCGGATCGGCGTGGGGCTGGACGAAAGCGACGCCAGCCTCGCCGCCTTCCGCCTGGCCCTAAGCTGGAAGGAGGCCCTGGGCGCCGAGATTTTGGGCCTCCACCTGGTGAGCGGGGAGGGGGGGTGCTGCTACCCCACCTACCTGGACCCCAAAGGCCTCTCCCTCGCCGAGGTCCTGGAGAAGGCCGAAGCCTTCCTTAGGGCGCGCTACACCCCCCTGGACCGGCTTCTCGTCACCAAGGGGGAGGACGAGGCCGACCTCGTGGAGCTCGCCCGCCGGGAAAAGCTGGACCTCCTCGTCCTCGGCTCCAAGGCCAAGCGCACCTGGCGCAGGCGCCTGGGCGGCACGGTGGAGGCGGCCTTACAGCGGACCGACCTCCCCCTCCTCGTGGTCCCCGAGGCCACGGTCTGGTAG
- the folP gene encoding dihydropteroate synthase yields the protein MRTLWLRDRALDLDRVRLMGVLNLTPDSFSDGGRYLDPERALERAREMVAEGADILDLGAESTRPGAAPVPVEEEKRRLLPVLEAVLSLGVPVSVDTRKPEVAEEALRLGAHLLNDVTGLRDERMVALAARHGVAAVVMHMPVPDPATMMAHARYQDVVAEVKAFLEAQAKRALSAGVPQVVLDPGFGFGKLLEHNLALLRRLDEIVALGHPVLVGLSRKRTIGELSGVEDPAQRVHGSIAAHLFAVAKGARLLRVHDVRAHREALGVWEALYGGDRPSRA from the coding sequence GTGCGGACGCTTTGGCTTCGGGACAGGGCTTTGGACCTGGACCGGGTGCGGCTCATGGGGGTGTTGAACCTCACCCCCGACTCCTTCTCCGACGGGGGCCGGTACCTGGACCCGGAGCGGGCCCTTGAGCGGGCCCGGGAGATGGTGGCCGAGGGGGCGGACATTCTGGATTTGGGGGCCGAGTCCACCCGCCCTGGGGCGGCGCCTGTGCCCGTGGAGGAGGAGAAGCGGAGGCTCCTTCCCGTCCTCGAGGCGGTCCTTTCCCTGGGGGTGCCGGTGAGCGTGGACACCCGCAAGCCCGAGGTGGCCGAGGAGGCCCTGAGGCTAGGGGCCCACCTTCTGAACGACGTCACCGGGCTTCGGGACGAGCGCATGGTGGCCCTGGCCGCCCGCCACGGGGTGGCCGCCGTGGTCATGCACATGCCGGTGCCGGACCCGGCCACCATGATGGCCCACGCCCGCTACCAGGACGTGGTGGCCGAGGTCAAGGCCTTCCTCGAGGCCCAGGCGAAACGGGCCCTAAGCGCAGGGGTGCCCCAGGTGGTCCTGGACCCGGGGTTCGGCTTCGGGAAGCTCCTGGAGCACAACCTCGCCCTCCTCCGCCGCCTGGACGAGATCGTGGCCCTGGGCCATCCGGTCTTGGTGGGGCTTTCCCGCAAGCGCACCATCGGGGAGCTTTCCGGGGTGGAGGACCCGGCTCAGAGGGTCCACGGCTCCATCGCCGCCCACCTCTTTGCCGTGGCGAAGGGGGCGAGGTTGCTTCGGGTCCACGACGTGCGGGCCCACCGGGAGGCCCTTGGGGTTTGGGAGGCGCTGTATGGGGGAGATCGCCCTTCTCGGGCTTGA
- the folB gene encoding dihydroneopterin aldolase: MGEIALLGLEFYGRHGVMPEEGRLGARFVVDLWLSVPFEGKGDRLEETVDYAAVYALVEEAVRHRRFYLIEALADHLAEELLKAFPRLQAVRVRVHKPHAPIPGVFRDVYAETQKSRI, encoded by the coding sequence ATGGGGGAGATCGCCCTTCTCGGGCTTGAGTTCTACGGGCGCCACGGGGTCATGCCCGAGGAGGGGCGGCTTGGGGCCCGGTTCGTGGTGGACCTCTGGCTTTCCGTGCCCTTTGAGGGCAAGGGGGACAGGCTGGAGGAGACCGTGGACTACGCCGCCGTCTACGCCCTGGTGGAGGAAGCGGTGCGCCACCGCCGCTTCTACCTCATTGAGGCCCTGGCGGACCATTTGGCGGAGGAGCTCCTAAAGGCCTTTCCCCGCCTCCAGGCGGTCCGGGTCCGGGTCCACAAGCCCCACGCCCCCATCCCCGGGGTTTTTCGGGACGTCTACGCCGAAACGCAAAAATCCCGTATCTAA
- a CDS encoding NYN domain-containing protein: MERVAIFIDGSNLYKGLVQHLGSDYRLNFVEFITLLTAGRKLLRAYYYNAPLPPEDPAAKAHQSFLNYLKRVPYVTVRLGRLERRADGFVEKGVDIQIAVDMLRLAFVNAYDIAVLVSGDGDFAEVVRVVQDLGKQVENTTFHALSSHRLAQQADHFYPLDDFPWERLRAQVGPASPEEEA; the protein is encoded by the coding sequence ATGGAAAGGGTGGCCATCTTTATAGACGGCTCCAACCTATACAAGGGGTTGGTTCAGCACCTGGGTTCAGACTACCGCCTCAACTTCGTGGAGTTCATCACCCTGCTCACCGCGGGGCGGAAGCTTCTTCGGGCCTACTACTACAACGCCCCCCTTCCCCCGGAAGACCCCGCCGCCAAGGCCCACCAGAGCTTCCTCAACTACCTGAAGCGGGTGCCTTACGTGACCGTCCGCCTGGGACGGCTGGAGCGGCGGGCGGACGGGTTCGTGGAGAAGGGGGTGGACATCCAGATCGCCGTGGACATGCTCCGCCTCGCCTTCGTCAACGCCTACGACATCGCCGTGCTGGTCTCGGGGGACGGGGACTTCGCCGAGGTGGTGCGGGTGGTGCAGGACCTGGGCAAGCAGGTGGAGAACACCACCTTCCACGCCCTCTCCTCCCACCGGCTGGCCCAGCAGGCGGACCACTTCTACCCCCTGGACGACTTTCCCTGGGAGCGCCTTAGGGCCCAGGTGGGCCCGGCCTCCCCGGAGGAAGAGGCCTGA
- the ndk gene encoding nucleoside-diphosphate kinase: protein MERTFVMIKPDGVRRGLVGEILARFERKGFRIAALKLMQIGQELAERHYAEHREKPFFPGLVRFITSGPVVAMVLEGPGVVAEVRKMMGATHPKDALPGTIRGDFATTIDENVIHGSATLEDAEREIALFFRPEELL, encoded by the coding sequence ATGGAGCGGACCTTCGTCATGATCAAGCCCGACGGCGTGCGCCGGGGCCTCGTGGGGGAGATCCTCGCCCGGTTTGAGCGCAAGGGGTTCCGCATCGCGGCCCTAAAGCTCATGCAGATCGGCCAGGAGCTGGCGGAGCGGCACTACGCCGAGCACCGGGAAAAGCCCTTTTTCCCCGGCCTCGTGCGCTTCATCACCTCGGGCCCCGTGGTGGCCATGGTCCTAGAGGGGCCGGGGGTGGTGGCCGAGGTGCGCAAGATGATGGGCGCCACCCACCCCAAGGACGCCCTCCCCGGGACCATCCGGGGCGACTTCGCCACCACCATTGACGAGAACGTGATCCACGGCTCCGCCACCCTCGAGGACGCCGAGCGGGAGATCGCCCTCTTCTTCCGTCCCGAGGAGCTCCTCTAA
- a CDS encoding PP2C family protein-serine/threonine phosphatase, whose amino-acid sequence MDRLEAALKTHPGLKRPKNEDAVGGEATPWGGVYVVADGMGGHRTGEVASRLAVETVLARLSREEPPSPKDLLEALEEANGRIHREAQRPENRGMGTTCTVLVLDLPYALVAHVGDSRAYLLREGNLHQLTEDHSWVAERVRQGLLSPEEARTHRWRNVITNALGSFPQARVDLLGLKLRPGDTFLLCTDGLSGVLEERALKEVLAHFPPAEAAERLVALANEWGGPDNVSVAVVRVPEALPERPRPYALPLEAAKGEPVRLQVGEGPEELPTQVLEPAPKGERVGWRDALLLLLWVVVVAYILLNSLRTP is encoded by the coding sequence ATGGACCGCCTCGAGGCCGCCCTGAAGACCCACCCCGGCCTCAAGCGCCCCAAGAACGAGGACGCGGTGGGCGGGGAGGCCACCCCCTGGGGCGGGGTCTACGTGGTGGCCGACGGCATGGGAGGGCACCGGACGGGGGAGGTGGCCTCGAGGCTCGCCGTGGAGACCGTCCTGGCGAGGCTTTCCCGGGAGGAACCCCCTTCCCCCAAGGACCTCCTGGAGGCCCTGGAGGAGGCCAACGGGAGGATCCACCGGGAGGCCCAGCGCCCGGAGAACCGGGGGATGGGCACCACCTGCACCGTCCTCGTCCTGGACCTGCCCTACGCCCTGGTGGCCCACGTGGGGGACTCCCGGGCCTATTTGCTCAGGGAGGGGAACCTCCACCAGCTCACGGAGGACCACTCCTGGGTGGCGGAAAGGGTGCGGCAGGGCCTCCTCTCCCCCGAGGAGGCGAGGACGCACCGCTGGCGCAACGTCATCACCAACGCCCTGGGCTCCTTCCCCCAGGCCCGGGTGGACCTCCTCGGGCTCAAGCTCCGCCCGGGGGACACCTTCCTCCTCTGCACCGACGGGCTTTCCGGGGTCCTGGAGGAAAGGGCCCTCAAGGAGGTCCTGGCCCACTTTCCCCCCGCCGAGGCGGCGGAGCGCCTCGTGGCCCTGGCCAACGAGTGGGGCGGCCCGGACAACGTGAGCGTGGCCGTGGTCCGGGTCCCCGAGGCCCTGCCGGAGCGCCCCCGGCCCTACGCCCTCCCCCTGGAGGCCGCCAAAGGGGAACCCGTCCGCCTCCAGGTGGGGGAGGGGCCCGAGGAGCTCCCCACCCAGGTCCTGGAGCCCGCCCCCAAGGGGGAGCGGGTGGGGTGGCGGGACGCCCTCCTCCTCCTCCTCTGGGTGGTGGTGGTGGCCTACATCCTCCTCAACTCCCTGCGGACCCCCTAG
- a CDS encoding LysR family transcriptional regulator, producing the protein MDPRRLKAFLVLAEEKSFHKAAERLYLSQPALTQRIQALERELGVRLLERRPFRLTPAGDLLRREGARLLKELEALKEAVRRAGQEALRFGVPENLLPDLMPLLDHLRRGLGQAVEVLEMHTPEQVRALKEGRLDYGLAGLKVEDPEVAKEPLLRVPIVVALPETHPLAPRARVPLRALKEEPFLLLPKDFLPPLYEAFMEVFRRAGFAPKVVREVARFSQAVSLVAAGLGVHLTLAPYRVYPHPGVVLRPLEEEAALEVALIYARRPPPPRLEEVRRLLRALAL; encoded by the coding sequence ATGGACCCGCGCCGCCTCAAGGCCTTCCTGGTCCTGGCGGAGGAAAAGAGCTTCCACAAGGCCGCAGAGCGCCTTTACCTCTCCCAGCCCGCCCTCACCCAGAGGATCCAGGCCCTGGAGCGGGAGCTCGGGGTGCGCCTTCTGGAAAGGCGCCCTTTCCGCCTGACCCCGGCGGGGGATCTGCTCCGCCGGGAAGGGGCGCGGCTCCTCAAGGAGCTGGAGGCCCTCAAGGAGGCGGTCCGGCGGGCGGGGCAGGAGGCCCTCCGCTTCGGGGTGCCGGAAAACCTCCTCCCCGACCTCATGCCCCTCCTGGACCACCTGCGCCGGGGGCTCGGCCAGGCGGTGGAGGTTCTGGAGATGCACACTCCCGAGCAGGTCCGGGCCCTCAAGGAGGGGCGCCTGGACTACGGCCTCGCGGGGCTCAAGGTGGAGGACCCGGAGGTGGCGAAGGAGCCCCTCCTCCGGGTGCCCATCGTGGTGGCCCTGCCCGAGACCCACCCCCTGGCCCCTAGAGCGCGGGTGCCCCTTCGGGCCCTGAAGGAAGAGCCCTTCCTCCTCCTTCCCAAAGACTTCCTTCCCCCCCTTTACGAGGCCTTCATGGAGGTCTTCCGCCGGGCGGGCTTCGCCCCCAAGGTGGTCCGGGAGGTGGCCCGCTTCTCCCAGGCGGTGAGCTTGGTGGCCGCAGGCCTCGGGGTCCACCTCACCCTCGCCCCCTACCGGGTTTACCCCCACCCCGGGGTGGTCCTGAGGCCCCTGGAGGAGGAGGCCGCCCTCGAGGTGGCCCTCATCTACGCCCGGCGCCCGCCCCCGCCCAGGCTGGAGGAGGTGCGCCGGCTCCTCCGCGCCCTCGCCCTGTAG